A window from Candidatus Tectomicrobia bacterium encodes these proteins:
- a CDS encoding carboxypeptidase regulatory-like domain-containing protein, which translates to MAGVVRETGGFPIGGVPVQVLAVPRSLPPDPRLDRQGLEPLAETRTAADGTYRLSFPLRTGSARYYLSFFAPGFDEVRYARPDRVEFTSHVRPGGHWVFDLRIPFHGGWSKVQEVLKAYSKDSDKARVIRGYGIAEEVRVKPGEPGAEVWWYYSRGKSFTFRGDALEGETTFAPVLK; encoded by the coding sequence GTGGCGGGGGTGGTGCGGGAGACGGGCGGGTTCCCCATCGGCGGGGTTCCCGTCCAGGTCCTCGCCGTCCCCCGGTCCCTGCCGCCCGACCCCCGGCTGGACCGGCAGGGCCTTGAGCCCCTCGCCGAGACCCGCACGGCGGCGGACGGAACCTACCGGCTCTCTTTTCCGCTCCGGACCGGCTCGGCCCGCTACTACCTCAGCTTCTTTGCCCCAGGCTTCGACGAAGTGCGCTACGCCCGGCCCGACCGGGTGGAGTTCACCTCCCATGTGAGGCCGGGCGGGCACTGGGTGTTCGACCTGCGGATCCCCTTCCACGGAGGCTGGTCCAAGGTGCAGGAGGTCCTCAAGGCCTACTCCAAGGACTCCGATAAGGCCCGGGTCATCCGAGGGTACGGCATCGCAGAGGAGGTGCGCGTCAAGCCGGGCGAGCCGGGCGCGGAGGTCTGGTGGTACTATTCGAGGGGAAAGAGCTTCACTTTCCGGGGAGACGCGCTCGAGGGCGAGACCACCTTCGCCCCCGTCCTTAAGTAA
- the secA gene encoding preprotein translocase subunit SecA has translation MAVVQSVVSAMKSVFGTANDRLLKRIRPRVEAINALESRVQAMPDAELKAQTARFRERLAAGETEDDILPEAFAVAREAGRRFLRMRHFDVQLIGGIVLHMGRISEMKTGEGKTLVATLAAYLNALSGKGVHIVTVNDYLARRDAAWMGPLYEGLGLTVGCIQHEMDDFARRAAYGADITYGTNNEFGFDYLRDNMKFEPGSLVQHGLNYAIVDEVDSILIDEARTPLIISGPAEEATRLYAVINRLIQPLLREAPRGAEDEPPEAGEAADGYKEGKDAISKKKYEFLIVDEKSRTVGLREKGVLEAERLLGRAGVLSNGQGLYDMGSITVLHHVEQALRAHALFTRDIDYVVKDGQVIIVDEFTGRLMPGRRYSDGLHQALEAKEGVKIQEENITLATITFQNYFRLYKKLAGMTGTADTEAAEFNQTYKLDVAVIPTNRDLIRTEYPDLVYRTEREKLEAVVEEIADWYKKGRPVLVGTVSIEKSEKLAAHLKRRGIPHHVLNAKNHEREAEIIAQAGRKKAITISTNMAGRGTDILLGGNPEFLAAAAANASEGAEFDAAIEEFRAQCATEHDEVVALGGLHVLGTERHESRRIDNQLRGRAGRQGDPGSSRFYLSLEDDLLRIFGSDRIKGIMEKLGMEEGVPIEARMVTRAIENAQKRVEAHHFEMRKHLLEYDDVLNKQREVIYTLRRDILEGKDIADRTEDMAAGLLDGLLDLHLPEAVHFEEWDLPAFAAAFERQFGVPVKIEGYKLIFEKQGAAIDLEDEPRDAVAERLQELIKAVFKAKYGHFDEKVVQDLERIVYIQVLDAQWKEHLTSIEHLKEGIGLRGYAQVNPLNEYKKEAFALFEALNDRIDSEAIQYLYRLDVSEERVQIEEPEPKQELIYTHSNASGFSGDTDNGALAEPVRRKTPKVGRNDPCPCGSGKKYKHCHGR, from the coding sequence ATGGCCGTTGTCCAATCCGTCGTCTCCGCCATGAAGTCGGTCTTCGGGACCGCCAACGATCGGCTCCTCAAGCGCATCCGGCCCAGGGTGGAGGCCATCAACGCGCTGGAGTCCCGCGTTCAGGCGATGCCGGATGCTGAGCTCAAGGCGCAGACCGCCCGGTTCCGCGAGCGCTTGGCCGCCGGCGAGACCGAGGACGACATTCTCCCCGAGGCCTTCGCCGTGGCGCGGGAGGCCGGCCGGCGCTTCCTGCGCATGCGCCACTTCGATGTCCAGCTCATTGGCGGCATCGTCCTTCACATGGGCCGCATCTCCGAGATGAAGACGGGCGAGGGAAAGACCCTCGTGGCCACCCTCGCCGCCTACCTGAACGCGCTGTCCGGCAAGGGCGTCCACATCGTCACCGTGAACGATTACCTGGCGCGGCGCGACGCCGCGTGGATGGGACCCCTTTACGAGGGGCTGGGTCTCACAGTCGGCTGCATCCAGCACGAGATGGACGACTTCGCGCGACGGGCAGCGTATGGAGCCGACATCACTTACGGGACCAACAACGAATTCGGCTTCGATTACCTGCGAGACAACATGAAGTTCGAGCCGGGGTCCCTCGTTCAGCACGGCCTGAACTACGCCATCGTGGATGAGGTGGACAGCATCCTCATCGACGAGGCGCGCACCCCCCTCATCATCAGCGGGCCGGCCGAGGAGGCCACCCGCCTGTACGCTGTCATCAACCGCCTCATCCAGCCCCTCCTGCGCGAGGCGCCGCGCGGCGCCGAGGACGAGCCGCCGGAGGCCGGGGAGGCGGCGGACGGCTACAAGGAGGGGAAGGACGCCATCAGCAAGAAGAAGTACGAGTTCCTGATCGTGGACGAGAAGAGCCGCACGGTGGGCCTGCGCGAGAAGGGCGTGCTCGAGGCCGAGCGGCTGCTCGGCCGGGCGGGAGTCCTCTCCAACGGCCAGGGGCTCTACGACATGGGGAGTATCACCGTGCTCCACCACGTCGAGCAGGCCCTGCGGGCGCACGCCCTGTTCACGCGGGACATCGACTACGTGGTGAAAGACGGCCAGGTCATCATCGTGGACGAATTCACCGGGCGGCTCATGCCCGGCCGCCGCTACAGCGACGGCTTGCACCAGGCGCTGGAGGCGAAGGAAGGGGTGAAGATCCAGGAGGAGAACATCACTCTCGCCACCATCACCTTCCAAAACTATTTCCGGCTTTACAAGAAACTGGCCGGCATGACGGGTACCGCCGACACCGAGGCCGCCGAGTTCAACCAGACCTACAAGCTCGACGTGGCCGTCATTCCGACCAACCGGGACCTGATCCGCACCGAGTATCCCGATCTCGTCTACCGCACCGAACGCGAGAAGCTGGAGGCCGTGGTGGAGGAGATTGCCGACTGGTACAAGAAGGGCCGGCCGGTCCTGGTGGGCACCGTCAGCATCGAAAAAAGCGAGAAGCTCGCGGCCCATCTCAAGCGGCGCGGCATTCCGCACCACGTCCTCAACGCGAAGAACCACGAGCGCGAGGCGGAGATCATCGCCCAGGCCGGGCGGAAGAAGGCCATCACCATTTCCACGAACATGGCGGGCCGCGGCACCGACATCCTCCTGGGAGGCAATCCCGAATTCCTCGCCGCGGCCGCGGCAAACGCGAGCGAAGGGGCGGAGTTCGACGCCGCCATCGAGGAATTCCGCGCCCAGTGCGCCACCGAGCATGATGAGGTCGTGGCCCTGGGCGGCCTCCACGTGCTGGGGACCGAGCGGCACGAGAGCCGCCGGATCGACAACCAGCTCCGGGGCCGGGCGGGCCGCCAGGGCGACCCGGGCAGCTCGCGCTTCTATCTCTCCCTCGAGGACGACCTTCTCCGCATCTTCGGGTCCGATCGCATCAAGGGCATCATGGAAAAGCTCGGGATGGAGGAGGGCGTCCCCATCGAGGCCCGGATGGTCACCCGCGCCATTGAGAACGCCCAGAAGCGCGTCGAGGCGCATCACTTCGAGATGCGCAAGCATCTTCTGGAGTACGACGATGTCCTGAACAAGCAGCGCGAGGTCATCTACACCTTGCGGCGCGACATCCTGGAAGGAAAAGATATCGCCGACCGCACCGAGGACATGGCCGCCGGCTTGCTCGACGGGCTCCTGGACCTCCACCTTCCGGAGGCGGTGCACTTCGAGGAGTGGGACCTCCCAGCTTTCGCGGCGGCCTTCGAGCGGCAGTTCGGGGTCCCGGTCAAGATCGAGGGATACAAGCTCATTTTCGAGAAACAGGGCGCCGCGATCGATCTGGAGGACGAGCCCCGGGACGCGGTGGCCGAGCGGCTCCAGGAGCTCATCAAGGCGGTATTCAAGGCGAAGTACGGCCATTTCGACGAGAAGGTGGTCCAGGATCTCGAACGGATTGTCTACATCCAGGTGCTCGACGCCCAGTGGAAGGAGCACCTGACCAGCATCGAGCACCTGAAAGAGGGCATCGGCCTGCGCGGCTACGCCCAGGTGAATCCGCTCAACGAGTATAAGAAGGAGGCCTTCGCGCTCTTCGAGGCCCTGAACGACCGCATCGACTCCGAGGCCATCCAGTACCTCTACCGGCTGGACGTCTCCGAGGAGCGCGTCCAGATCGAGGAACCGGAGCCCAAGCAGGAGCTCATCTACACCCACTCGAACGCCTCCGGGTTCAGCGGCGACACCGACAACGGCGCGCTCGCCGAGCCCGTCCGCCGCAAGACGCCCAAGGTGGGACGCAACGATCCATGCCCATGCGGCAGCGGAAAAAAGTACAAGCACTGCCACGGCCGGTGA
- a CDS encoding M23 family metallopeptidase yields the protein MGERVREMDQNLVRLRKLEEQLRIMASLKPAERGTDLGVGGVNRTDLLDRMDKLPENEKLVVGRLSRQFLDMERRATVQEDAFKEIIGVFRDKRVLLAHTPSILPTKGWVTSVFGQRRSVFTGGSEFHAGLDIVARVGTPITAPADGVVITSGRESGYGNIVEIRHMQGIVTRYAHNHRNLVRVGQKVRRGDAISEVGSTGRSTGPHLHYEVRLNGVAVNPLLYIVEEVVFRR from the coding sequence ATGGGCGAGCGCGTGCGGGAGATGGACCAGAATCTCGTCCGCCTGCGGAAGCTCGAGGAGCAACTCCGCATCATGGCCTCGCTCAAGCCAGCGGAGCGCGGGACCGACCTGGGCGTCGGCGGCGTGAACCGTACCGATCTGCTGGACAGGATGGACAAGCTGCCCGAGAACGAGAAGCTGGTCGTGGGCCGCCTGAGCCGGCAGTTCCTGGACATGGAGCGGCGCGCCACGGTTCAGGAGGACGCTTTTAAGGAAATCATCGGGGTATTCCGGGACAAGCGCGTCCTCCTGGCGCACACGCCCTCCATCCTGCCGACCAAGGGCTGGGTCACCTCCGTTTTCGGGCAGCGCCGTTCCGTCTTCACCGGCGGGTCGGAGTTCCACGCGGGCCTCGATATCGTGGCCCGCGTAGGCACCCCCATCACGGCCCCCGCCGACGGCGTCGTCATCACCTCGGGGCGCGAGTCCGGCTACGGGAACATCGTCGAAATCCGCCACATGCAGGGCATCGTCACCCGGTACGCCCATAACCACCGGAACCTCGTCCGGGTCGGGCAGAAGGTCCGCCGGGGCGACGCAATCTCCGAGGTGGGCAGCACAGGCCGCTCGACGGGACCCCACCTCCACTATGAAGTCCGCCTGAACGGCGTGGCGGTGAACCCGTTGCTCTACATCGTGGAGGAAGTGGTTTTCCGGAGATAA
- a CDS encoding SDR family oxidoreductase, translated as MSPGRSRGLEGKTALVTGAGGGIGRGIARCLAEEGMALVLADISLAGAEAAAAEIEGQGGRAIALGLDVTDGAACRAAVEEARRELGGLHVLVNNAGVIGSPGLKLGLPLADLTEADWDAAYEVNVKGVFLPCQAALPHLQEQRWGRIINIASRAGRYGTPAIPHYSASKAAVIIFTQALAREAAPHGVTVNAVCPGLIWSPMWERLAELYRAKLPALSGMKPREIFEHFVAQTPLRLEQTPEDIGRSVAFLASEDARTITGQALLVDSGAVMH; from the coding sequence ATGAGCCCGGGACGGTCCCGGGGGCTGGAGGGAAAAACCGCCCTCGTCACCGGCGCGGGCGGCGGCATCGGCCGGGGCATCGCCCGTTGCCTGGCCGAGGAGGGGATGGCCCTCGTCCTGGCGGACATCTCCCTGGCGGGCGCCGAGGCCGCCGCGGCGGAGATCGAAGGGCAGGGGGGGCGCGCCATCGCCCTCGGGCTCGATGTCACGGACGGCGCGGCGTGCCGGGCGGCGGTCGAGGAGGCGCGCCGGGAGCTGGGCGGCCTTCATGTGCTGGTCAATAACGCCGGGGTCATCGGAAGCCCTGGGCTCAAGCTGGGGCTGCCCCTCGCCGACCTCACGGAGGCGGACTGGGACGCGGCATACGAGGTGAACGTGAAAGGAGTGTTCCTCCCCTGCCAGGCAGCGCTTCCTCACCTCCAGGAGCAGCGCTGGGGCCGCATCATCAATATCGCCTCCCGTGCCGGCAGGTACGGCACGCCCGCCATCCCCCACTACAGCGCGAGCAAGGCCGCCGTCATCATCTTCACTCAGGCGCTCGCCCGGGAGGCGGCGCCGCACGGCGTGACGGTGAACGCCGTCTGCCCCGGTCTCATCTGGAGCCCCATGTGGGAGCGCCTGGCAGAGCTCTACCGGGCCAAGCTCCCCGCGCTCTCCGGCATGAAGCCGCGGGAGATTTTCGAGCATTTCGTGGCCCAAACCCCCCTCCGCCTTGAGCAGACTCCCGAGGATATCGGCCGCTCGGTCGCCTTCCTCGCCAGCGAGGATGCCCGGACCATCACCGGTCAGGCCCTTTTGGTGGATTCGGGGGCGGTTATGCATTGA
- a CDS encoding carboxymuconolactone decarboxylase family protein produces MPEEQPIDPAAIRRGDTQYGEGYTEALFKRLNKVDAHFSHLMQKFVHGGLYDRDVIPHKTRELCAIAALCTSGRFAQLRSHFTAARSYGAKDVEILEVLIQMSTYAGIPAVLEAIKVYQGWVEQGYSMSGYGTGEK; encoded by the coding sequence ATGCCGGAAGAGCAGCCGATAGACCCCGCCGCCATTCGACGGGGGGATACGCAGTATGGCGAGGGTTACACGGAGGCATTGTTCAAGAGGCTTAACAAGGTTGATGCCCATTTCTCCCACCTGATGCAGAAGTTCGTGCACGGCGGGCTCTACGACCGCGACGTAATTCCCCACAAGACGCGCGAACTGTGCGCCATCGCGGCGCTCTGCACCTCGGGGCGCTTCGCCCAGCTCCGCTCCCACTTCACGGCCGCCCGCAGCTATGGGGCGAAGGACGTGGAGATCCTCGAAGTCCTCATCCAGATGAGCACTTACGCGGGCATCCCCGCGGTGCTCGAGGCCATCAAGGTCTATCAGGGCTGGGTGGAACAGGGATACTCTATGTCCGGCTACGGGACCGGCGAGAAGTGA
- a CDS encoding fumarylacetoacetate hydrolase family protein: MRLLTYDYRGLRRVGVCVGEKVAHLSRIAGILGQPDLAVGSMRELIERWDKLGPRVRALVAEAEKRAKDKDIAPVLMDPESVTFLPPVPDPPKHVLCMGLNYKDHVEEGLKAKDVQTQAMGTDLPIFFTKAPATLIGHKAGIPKHACTAKLDYEAELVVIIGKRGRDIPEPRVNDHIFGYCCGNDISARDLQRAHKQIFKGKTLDGSCPLGPYIVPKEDVKDPANLRIRSFVNGEPRQDSNTNKMIHSVPAMLSSLSKGFTLEPGDLFMTGTPSGVGYARATPAFLKAGDVVEIEVEGLGKLVNPVVAA; this comes from the coding sequence ATGAGGCTTCTGACCTACGACTACCGGGGACTGCGCCGCGTGGGGGTCTGCGTGGGGGAGAAGGTCGCCCATCTCTCGCGCATCGCGGGCATCCTGGGCCAGCCGGACCTGGCCGTCGGCTCCATGCGCGAGCTGATCGAGAGATGGGACAAACTCGGGCCCCGCGTGCGGGCCCTTGTGGCCGAGGCGGAGAAGAGGGCGAAGGACAAGGACATCGCCCCGGTCCTGATGGACCCGGAGAGTGTCACCTTCCTGCCTCCGGTCCCTGACCCTCCGAAGCACGTGCTCTGCATGGGGCTCAACTACAAAGACCACGTGGAGGAGGGCCTCAAGGCCAAAGATGTGCAGACCCAAGCAATGGGAACGGATCTGCCCATCTTCTTCACTAAGGCGCCGGCTACCCTTATTGGCCACAAAGCGGGCATTCCCAAGCACGCCTGCACGGCGAAGCTCGATTACGAGGCCGAGTTGGTGGTGATCATCGGTAAGCGGGGCCGGGATATTCCCGAGCCGAGGGTGAACGACCACATTTTCGGCTACTGCTGCGGGAATGACATCTCGGCGCGCGATCTCCAGCGCGCCCACAAGCAGATCTTCAAGGGCAAGACGCTGGACGGCTCCTGCCCGCTCGGCCCCTATATCGTCCCAAAGGAAGACGTGAAGGACCCGGCCAACCTCCGGATCCGGAGCTTCGTGAACGGCGAGCCACGCCAGGACTCGAACACGAACAAGATGATCCACAGCGTTCCGGCCATGCTCTCCTCCCTCTCGAAGGGTTTCACCCTGGAGCCGGGGGACCTCTTCATGACGGGCACCCCCTCGGGCGTCGGTTACGCCCGCGCGACACCCGCTTTCCTCAAGGCGGGGGACGTGGTGGAAATCGAGGTGGAGGGGCTGGGCAAGCTCGTGAACCCCGTGGTGGCGGCCTGA
- a CDS encoding mandelate racemase/muconate lactonizing enzyme family protein, whose translation MPGLKIRALEAKRLKIPLAKPFSSSLGVYKHVDCLAVLIHTEGGPSGTGYTTVLGGEGGAAMTVYARDEFAPLALGQDALAPEALWHRLWAPNKARLRAGLGVYALSAVDIAAWDIVGKAAGLPLNRLFGGHRQSVPAYGSGGWHTLTDAELLDEAQGSAEKGMSGYKLKIGTPRDRERISMLRREMGDKFTLYADANQKYNVREAVEVSRMLADLGVAWMEEPVIADSLDDLAEVARKSHVPVAAGENAYMRWGFREMCERRAAAYLQPDVGRCGGITELMKVLHLADAYNLPVATHLAHDVSAGPVAASPAGAMVEYMELFPPGTLTREFKLEKGSLRVPDVPGHGVEFTPEAFKRFGAD comes from the coding sequence ATGCCCGGCCTCAAGATCCGCGCCCTCGAGGCGAAGCGGCTCAAGATCCCCCTGGCCAAGCCTTTCTCGAGCTCGCTGGGAGTGTACAAGCACGTGGACTGCCTCGCCGTCCTCATCCACACCGAGGGCGGGCCCTCGGGGACGGGATACACCACCGTGCTGGGCGGGGAGGGTGGGGCAGCCATGACGGTCTACGCCCGGGACGAGTTCGCCCCCCTGGCCTTGGGCCAGGACGCCCTGGCTCCCGAAGCCTTGTGGCACCGGTTGTGGGCCCCCAACAAGGCGCGGCTGCGGGCCGGGCTGGGCGTGTATGCCCTCTCGGCGGTGGACATCGCCGCCTGGGACATCGTGGGCAAGGCGGCGGGGCTCCCCCTGAACCGCCTCTTTGGCGGCCACCGCCAGAGCGTGCCCGCCTACGGCAGCGGCGGCTGGCACACCCTCACCGATGCCGAGCTCCTGGACGAAGCGCAGGGGAGTGCCGAGAAGGGGATGAGCGGCTACAAGCTCAAGATCGGCACTCCGCGCGATCGGGAGCGCATCTCCATGCTTCGCAGGGAAATGGGGGACAAGTTCACCCTCTACGCGGACGCCAACCAGAAGTACAACGTGCGCGAGGCGGTCGAGGTGTCCCGGATGCTGGCTGATCTGGGCGTGGCCTGGATGGAGGAGCCGGTCATCGCCGATTCCCTGGACGATCTGGCCGAAGTCGCGCGCAAGAGCCACGTGCCTGTCGCGGCGGGCGAGAACGCCTACATGCGGTGGGGGTTCCGGGAGATGTGCGAGCGCCGCGCCGCCGCGTACCTCCAGCCCGATGTGGGCCGGTGCGGCGGGATCACGGAGCTCATGAAGGTGCTTCACCTGGCCGATGCCTACAACCTGCCGGTGGCCACCCACCTGGCGCATGACGTCTCGGCCGGGCCGGTCGCGGCGTCGCCGGCCGGCGCCATGGTGGAGTACATGGAGCTCTTCCCGCCGGGCACGCTCACCCGGGAGTTCAAGCTGGAGAAGGGGAGCCTTCGCGTCCCGGATGTGCCGGGGCACGGGGTGGAGTTCACGCCCGAGGCATTCAAGCGTTTCGGGGCGGACTGA
- a CDS encoding acyl-CoA dehydrogenase family protein, producing the protein MDFSLTEEQLALQRLAHEFAEREIRPVAKVLDQTKDPHKRFPWDILEKGSRAGLRTLALPEAMGGAGADVLTLCLVGEELAWGDLGVAVTFDQTWKITHLLERLTNEEQRARYLPRFLEDHRFHLAVAMTEPSGGTDNILPFDSPSAGVRTTAVRNGNDWVVNGTKHFISNGGIAKLYFLAARTDPSKGVSEGLTYFIVTPDMAGFSIGAIHDKMGQRLSLNAELIFQNCRVPDANRVTAVNEAMKARRRFVRGSNIEAAATVLGTARAAYEDALEYARNRVQGGKPIIEHQAVGFMLCDCFAEYEASRRLLHYAAWTAGQDSLYDPKMGFMTKCFVSEASFRIATRALEVWGGMGYMTEAPMEKYLRDVTSFLHSDGTNQAMRIRSMNFL; encoded by the coding sequence ATGGACTTTTCGCTCACCGAAGAACAGTTGGCGCTCCAGAGGCTGGCCCATGAGTTCGCCGAGCGGGAGATCCGGCCCGTTGCGAAAGTGCTCGATCAGACGAAGGATCCTCACAAGCGCTTCCCCTGGGATATCTTGGAGAAGGGCAGCCGCGCGGGGCTGCGCACCTTGGCGTTGCCCGAGGCGATGGGCGGGGCGGGGGCGGACGTCCTGACCCTCTGTCTGGTAGGGGAAGAATTGGCCTGGGGCGACCTGGGCGTGGCCGTCACCTTCGACCAGACCTGGAAGATCACCCACCTCCTCGAGCGTCTCACCAACGAGGAGCAGCGCGCCCGCTACCTGCCGCGCTTCCTCGAGGATCACCGCTTCCATCTTGCGGTCGCCATGACGGAGCCATCGGGCGGGACCGACAACATTCTTCCCTTCGACAGCCCCTCCGCGGGCGTCCGCACCACCGCCGTACGGAATGGGAACGACTGGGTGGTGAACGGCACCAAACACTTCATTTCGAACGGAGGCATCGCCAAGCTTTACTTCCTGGCCGCCCGGACCGATCCCTCCAAGGGCGTGAGCGAGGGCCTCACTTACTTCATCGTCACCCCCGACATGGCCGGCTTCTCCATCGGTGCAATCCACGACAAGATGGGCCAACGGCTCTCCCTGAACGCAGAGCTTATCTTCCAGAACTGCCGCGTGCCGGACGCGAACCGGGTGACGGCCGTGAACGAGGCGATGAAGGCCCGGCGGCGGTTCGTCCGGGGCTCCAACATCGAGGCGGCCGCCACCGTGCTCGGCACCGCCCGGGCCGCCTACGAGGACGCCCTGGAATACGCCCGCAACCGGGTCCAGGGCGGCAAGCCCATCATCGAGCACCAGGCGGTGGGCTTCATGCTCTGCGACTGCTTCGCCGAGTACGAGGCCAGCCGCCGGCTCCTCCACTACGCGGCCTGGACCGCCGGCCAGGACAGCCTCTACGATCCCAAGATGGGCTTCATGACCAAGTGCTTTGTCTCGGAGGCGTCCTTCCGCATCGCCACCCGCGCCCTTGAAGTCTGGGGCGGGATGGGCTACATGACCGAGGCCCCGATGGAGAAGTACCTGCGCGACGTGACGAGCTTCCTGCACTCGGACGGCACCAACCAAGCCATGCGCATCCGGTCCATGAACTTTCTCTGA
- a CDS encoding putative selenate ABC transporter substrate-binding protein: protein MRQKINAFLGLVLACSCFALTPAFGAGTFHISAIPDEAPTKLIRIFEPIASYLSKELGVPVKFTPLVNYAATVEALAAKKVDMVWYGGFTYVQARIRTNGDAVPLVMRDRDAVFKSYFITRAGGGIKSLKDLKGKTFAFGSVSSTSGHLMPRFFLLKEGISPEKDFAKFSFSGAHDATVKWVQEGKVDAGALNEQVWEKMMAGKLVDTKKVTIFYTTPPYHDYNWTVRGGLAPEFRKKIRDAFLKLNYAKPEDRKILDLQGAKKYIPARPGDYDSIEEAARNAKLLK from the coding sequence ATGCGACAAAAAATCAATGCGTTTCTTGGGCTTGTGCTGGCCTGTTCCTGTTTCGCCCTGACACCGGCGTTCGGGGCTGGAACTTTCCATATTTCGGCCATCCCGGACGAAGCCCCGACCAAGCTCATCCGCATCTTCGAGCCCATCGCCAGCTACCTCTCCAAGGAACTGGGCGTCCCGGTGAAATTCACCCCTCTCGTCAACTACGCCGCCACAGTCGAGGCCCTGGCCGCGAAGAAGGTGGACATGGTCTGGTATGGGGGCTTCACCTACGTTCAAGCCCGCATCCGGACAAACGGGGATGCGGTGCCCCTCGTCATGCGCGACCGCGACGCCGTGTTCAAGAGCTACTTCATCACCCGCGCGGGCGGGGGCATCAAGAGCCTCAAGGACCTGAAGGGCAAGACGTTCGCCTTCGGGAGCGTGAGCAGCACCTCGGGCCACCTCATGCCCCGTTTCTTCCTCCTGAAGGAGGGAATCTCCCCCGAGAAGGATTTCGCCAAGTTCAGCTTCAGCGGCGCCCACGACGCCACCGTCAAATGGGTCCAGGAGGGCAAGGTGGACGCTGGAGCACTGAACGAGCAAGTGTGGGAGAAGATGATGGCCGGAAAGCTGGTGGACACGAAGAAAGTGACCATCTTCTACACCACTCCGCCCTACCATGACTACAACTGGACAGTCCGGGGCGGCCTGGCTCCCGAGTTCCGGAAAAAAATCAGGGATGCCTTCCTCAAGCTCAACTACGCCAAGCCGGAGGACCGAAAGATTCTCGATCTCCAGGGGGCGAAGAAATACATTCCGGCCAGGCCGGGCGACTACGACAGCATCGAAGAGGCCGCCCGGAATGCCAAGCTGTTGAAGTAG
- a CDS encoding phosphonate ABC transporter ATP-binding protein translates to MAFELNGVSKRFRRAGGGWTEALQGVDLEIRPGEAVAIIGPSGAGKTTLMRLLNLSLRPDEGALRVDGTDPTSLSQSGLRKLRARTATVYQQHHLIPALRVVHNILAGRLSVWSLAGAVLSLFSPRETALAARAAGEVGILEKLWERTDRLSGGQQQRVAIARALVQNPRHFLADEPVASVDPSLADAIVGLLRRVCAGDGKTLVVNLHDVPLALRHFGRIVGVRDGRVRFDLPVEEVDSGLLVSLYEGDEELTSDVRQWFQEIFQVGQPGLPR, encoded by the coding sequence CTGGCATTTGAACTCAACGGTGTCTCCAAGCGCTTCCGCCGTGCCGGCGGCGGCTGGACGGAAGCGCTCCAGGGCGTGGATCTCGAAATACGCCCGGGTGAAGCGGTGGCGATCATCGGCCCGAGCGGAGCGGGCAAGACCACCCTCATGCGCCTCCTGAACCTCTCCCTGCGCCCGGACGAAGGGGCGCTTCGCGTGGACGGAACCGACCCCACTTCCCTCTCGCAAAGCGGCTTACGAAAACTGCGGGCCCGCACGGCCACGGTTTACCAGCAGCACCATTTGATTCCGGCCCTTCGCGTCGTCCACAACATCCTGGCCGGGCGGCTCTCCGTCTGGTCGCTCGCGGGCGCGGTGCTCTCCCTTTTTTCGCCGCGCGAAACCGCCCTGGCGGCCCGGGCGGCGGGCGAGGTCGGGATTCTCGAAAAGCTCTGGGAGCGCACCGACCGCCTGAGTGGAGGCCAGCAGCAGCGCGTGGCCATCGCCCGCGCCCTGGTCCAGAACCCCCGCCACTTCCTCGCGGACGAGCCCGTGGCGAGCGTGGATCCCTCCCTCGCCGACGCCATCGTGGGCCTGCTCCGGCGCGTGTGTGCCGGCGACGGCAAGACCCTGGTCGTGAACCTGCACGACGTCCCGCTGGCCCTGCGCCACTTCGGGCGCATCGTGGGCGTCCGGGACGGGCGCGTCCGCTTCGATCTGCCCGTGGAGGAGGTGGACTCGGGCCTCCTCGTCAGCCTCTACGAGGGGGATGAGGAGCTGACTTCGGACGTTCGCCAGTGGTTCCAGGAAATCTTTCAGGTGGGCCAGCCGGGGCTGCCTAGGTGA